A genomic stretch from Herpetosiphonaceae bacterium includes:
- a CDS encoding response regulator: MPTILIVDDDANLLSSLGAILEADGHRVLHASKLEQAGRFVATEIIDIVLLEVETDHGHGWDFLRELATLRSAPVVVISSHGLEEDVVAAFDLGAVDYLAKPFRTNELIARVRVRLREALRQRPITPQPQAPIGGPVSRPAAPPPASTPETSMYAADDFDRDAPVFMDAAAEHSLLQERAAFEAYAGNIEELPLGQRLRAARQRGNLSLVQVELDTKLRIWYLQAMEEARFGMLPRGMAEQMLRTYAKYLGLDVEHAVGDFQREFADLPVQPLAYLGGKPEPRDIPRWLVITVSALLALALGIGGLWFFAPDQVIALNSNLRTMISPPTATATPTITPPPTLTPTRTPEPTATATATPTTTPTVTPTSPPPPELTETATAGP, translated from the coding sequence GTGCCCACGATCCTTATCGTCGATGACGATGCTAACTTACTTTCATCGCTTGGGGCAATCCTTGAGGCCGATGGTCATCGCGTGCTGCACGCCAGCAAGCTTGAGCAGGCAGGCCGCTTTGTCGCCACCGAGATCATTGATATTGTGCTGCTCGAAGTTGAAACCGACCACGGACATGGCTGGGATTTTCTCCGCGAGCTTGCCACACTCCGCAGCGCGCCCGTGGTCGTCATAAGCAGCCATGGCCTCGAAGAAGATGTTGTCGCCGCGTTCGATCTGGGCGCCGTCGATTATCTTGCCAAGCCGTTTCGGACCAACGAGCTGATCGCGCGGGTTCGTGTCCGCTTACGTGAGGCCCTGCGGCAGAGGCCGATCACGCCCCAGCCGCAGGCTCCGATCGGCGGGCCGGTTTCCCGACCGGCTGCACCGCCGCCTGCGAGCACGCCCGAAACAAGCATGTACGCCGCCGATGATTTCGATCGGGACGCGCCCGTCTTTATGGACGCCGCCGCCGAGCATTCGCTACTTCAGGAGCGCGCCGCCTTCGAGGCATATGCCGGGAACATTGAGGAGCTGCCGCTGGGACAACGCCTGCGCGCGGCCCGTCAGCGGGGCAACCTCTCGCTGGTACAGGTCGAACTCGACACCAAGCTGCGCATCTGGTATTTGCAGGCCATGGAGGAGGCCCGCTTCGGGATGCTGCCGCGCGGCATGGCCGAGCAGATGCTGCGCACCTACGCCAAGTACCTGGGCCTGGATGTCGAGCACGCTGTTGGCGATTTCCAGCGTGAGTTCGCCGATCTGCCTGTACAGCCGCTTGCCTACCTCGGCGGCAAGCCGGAGCCGCGTGATATTCCGCGCTGGCTCGTGATCACAGTTTCGGCGCTGCTGGCGCTGGCGCTCGGTATCGGCGGCCTCTGGTTCTTCGCCCCCGATCAGGTGATAGCGCTCAACAGCAACCTGCGCACGATGATCAGCCCGCCCACCGCGACGGCTACCCCGACGATCACGCCGCCCCCGACGCTGACGCCCACGCGCACGCCGGAGCCTACGGCAACCGCAACGGCGACGCCGACCACGACGCCAACCGTGACGCCGACCTCACCGCCGCCGCCGGAATTAACCGAGACGGCGACCGCAGGACCGTAG
- a CDS encoding GAF domain-containing sensor histidine kinase, with protein MISQTFQEDSSSPSPASESDTFDQILDRQLQQLLLDLQLYVPYDVAAVWLGHDDHPALRVVYPDHAVLPSTLSPRHFIFQTTAEAARIADLHSQPDIHEGDLRCWLGVPLVLHGMRRGWVEMLSTQPNRFSDTHLRQAETLVRYAALGLAQLEVAAHTRHEMAAQRHMLRGIEAALLAPSLRDTFQALLGEIVTASEAVAGTLMLPTELAYGLGFNQAVPPPPDAGPIEDERLMTVVAQWPQPDPAGQPDPAAGSAATMQRGEAGLVLPFIHEHEALGWAELYYTTPLPFGVVEPAALQQISAIVTALMVWLREQIQCEQQAQQSVRMLVQHIHQMRSSAISDLVEGLAHELQNPISAIIGLASLLRRDPTLPEAADSDAQAIIAEAQRVGEFVKRLSNFGHTSAMTKVPVKLNEVVGDTLAVVKGLTQQRQVALHCRLPEESPVVLGNRAQLQQVCLDLLNNALDAIETSDEPEITVEVGCEGQWALVRIGDNGYGIPEDLRDRIFAPGFTTKTSGGMRRGLGIGLPIALDIVRNHWGTITVTSQIWEGSCFTMRLPQI; from the coding sequence ATGATCTCACAGACCTTTCAGGAAGACTCGTCCTCACCATCGCCCGCATCGGAGTCGGACACGTTCGACCAGATCCTTGACCGACAGCTCCAGCAACTGCTGCTCGACTTACAGCTCTACGTGCCGTACGATGTCGCGGCGGTCTGGCTGGGCCATGACGATCACCCGGCCCTGCGCGTGGTCTATCCCGACCACGCGGTGCTGCCGTCGACGCTATCGCCGCGCCATTTTATCTTTCAAACCACCGCCGAGGCCGCGCGAATCGCCGATCTGCACAGCCAGCCGGACATTCACGAGGGCGATCTGCGCTGCTGGCTGGGCGTGCCGCTGGTGCTGCACGGCATGCGGCGCGGCTGGGTCGAGATGCTCAGCACACAGCCGAATCGGTTTAGCGACACCCATCTGCGGCAGGCCGAGACGCTGGTACGCTACGCGGCGCTCGGCCTGGCGCAGCTCGAAGTGGCAGCGCACACGCGGCATGAGATGGCGGCGCAGCGCCATATGCTGCGCGGCATCGAAGCGGCGCTGCTCGCGCCCAGCCTGCGCGATACGTTTCAGGCGCTGCTCGGAGAAATCGTGACGGCGAGCGAAGCCGTGGCGGGAACGCTGATGCTGCCGACCGAGCTGGCCTATGGGCTTGGCTTCAATCAGGCGGTGCCGCCGCCACCAGATGCAGGCCCGATCGAGGACGAGCGCCTGATGACGGTCGTCGCGCAGTGGCCGCAGCCCGATCCGGCGGGCCAGCCCGATCCAGCAGCCGGGTCGGCGGCGACGATGCAGCGGGGCGAGGCCGGGCTGGTGCTACCCTTTATCCACGAGCACGAGGCGCTCGGCTGGGCCGAGCTGTATTACACGACACCGCTGCCGTTTGGCGTGGTCGAGCCTGCGGCGCTCCAGCAGATCAGCGCGATCGTGACGGCGCTGATGGTCTGGCTGCGCGAGCAGATCCAGTGTGAGCAGCAGGCGCAGCAATCGGTGCGTATGCTGGTGCAGCATATCCACCAGATGCGCTCCAGCGCGATCAGCGATCTGGTCGAGGGTCTGGCGCACGAGCTCCAGAATCCGATCAGCGCGATTATCGGGCTGGCCTCGCTGCTGCGGCGCGACCCGACGCTCCCGGAGGCGGCGGACAGCGATGCGCAGGCGATCATCGCCGAGGCGCAGCGCGTCGGCGAGTTTGTCAAGCGGCTGTCGAACTTCGGCCATACCAGCGCCATGACCAAAGTGCCGGTCAAGCTCAACGAGGTCGTCGGCGATACACTGGCCGTGGTCAAGGGCCTGACCCAGCAGCGACAGGTGGCGCTGCATTGCCGTCTGCCGGAAGAATCGCCGGTGGTGCTCGGCAATCGAGCGCAGTTACAGCAGGTCTGCCTGGATCTGCTCAACAACGCGCTCGACGCGATCGAAACCAGCGACGAGCCGGAGATCACCGTCGAGGTCGGCTGCGAGGGCCAGTGGGCGCTCGTGCGGATCGGCGATAACGGCTACGGCATTCCCGAAGATCTGCGCGACCGGATCTTCGCGCCTGGGTTTACCACCAAAACCTCCGGCGGTATGCGGCGCGGCCTCGGCATCGGGCTACCGATCGCCCTGGACATCGTTCGCAACCACTGGGGCACGATCACCGTTACCTCGCAGATCTGGGAGGGAAGCTGTTTTACAATGCGTTTGCCGCAGATCTAG
- a CDS encoding S8 family peptidase: MPNLVRISLGLGLSLACALAALQPAAASPTGSAKVPGQYIVVLKDNVSDVDGLTGRLAAQHGLGVLHTYKAALKGFAAKVPEGKLADLQADPNVASITQDEIVSLPVQTMAKPGGGSQAQSIPTGILRIGGNLSSTLSGNGSGSVNVDVAVIDTGIQINHPDLNVVGGKNCQTGNSYDDGHGHGTHVAGTIAAKDDANGVVGVAPGARLWAVRVLNNSGSGTTSTVICGIDWVTANAGTIEVANMSLGGSGSDSNCGGSDTYHNAICNSVNAGVTYAVAAGNSAADARSFRPATYNEVITVSALADFNGAPGGGAAATCRADVDDTFADFSNYGADVDIIAPGVCINSTWKGSAYNTISGTSMASPHVAGAAALYKANNPSASPSQVKSALQNAGNLNWNTATDPDGNPERLLNVSSF, encoded by the coding sequence ATGCCGAATTTGGTCCGTATCTCCCTTGGTCTTGGCCTCTCACTGGCCTGTGCTCTGGCCGCCCTTCAGCCCGCCGCCGCGTCTCCCACCGGCTCCGCGAAAGTCCCTGGTCAGTATATCGTCGTCCTGAAAGATAACGTCTCGGATGTCGATGGCCTGACCGGCAGGCTCGCCGCGCAGCATGGCCTTGGCGTGCTGCACACCTACAAGGCGGCGCTCAAAGGCTTTGCGGCAAAGGTTCCAGAAGGCAAGCTGGCCGATCTTCAAGCCGATCCAAACGTCGCATCGATCACCCAGGATGAAATCGTCTCGCTGCCTGTCCAGACCATGGCAAAGCCCGGCGGTGGCTCGCAGGCACAGAGCATCCCAACCGGCATTCTGCGTATTGGCGGTAACTTGAGCAGCACGCTTTCGGGCAACGGCTCCGGCTCGGTCAACGTCGACGTGGCGGTCATCGACACCGGCATTCAGATCAACCACCCCGATCTGAACGTGGTCGGCGGCAAGAACTGCCAGACGGGCAACTCCTACGATGACGGTCACGGCCACGGCACGCACGTCGCCGGTACGATCGCCGCGAAGGACGATGCCAACGGCGTTGTCGGCGTCGCGCCTGGCGCTCGTCTGTGGGCGGTGCGCGTGCTGAATAACTCCGGCTCCGGCACCACCTCGACGGTGATCTGCGGTATCGACTGGGTGACGGCCAACGCCGGTACGATTGAGGTCGCCAACATGAGCCTCGGCGGCTCCGGCAGCGATAGCAACTGCGGCGGCAGCGATACCTACCACAACGCGATCTGCAACTCGGTCAACGCGGGCGTGACCTACGCCGTCGCGGCGGGCAACTCGGCGGCGGACGCCCGGAGCTTCCGCCCGGCGACCTATAACGAGGTCATCACCGTCTCGGCACTGGCCGACTTCAACGGCGCGCCCGGCGGCGGCGCTGCGGCTACCTGCCGCGCGGACGTCGACGATACCTTCGCCGACTTCAGCAACTACGGCGCGGACGTGGACATCATCGCGCCGGGCGTCTGCATCAACTCCACCTGGAAGGGCAGCGCCTACAACACGATCAGCGGCACGTCGATGGCGTCGCCGCACGTCGCAGGCGCTGCGGCGCTCTACAAGGCCAACAACCCCAGCGCCTCGCCGAGCCAGGTCAAGAGCGCGCTCCAGAATGCGGGCAACCTCAACTGGAATACCGCGACCGACCCCGACGGCAACCCGGAGCGGCTGCTGAACGTCAGCAGCTTCTAG
- a CDS encoding HAD family phosphatase, protein MIAAVLFDLDGLLADSEPLQKRAWHRFVERYDRVLEPELIDRMFGLRLLDSAALVRQELSLPLSVEQVMAERDALFLDSLPGVLQPMPQASATVAAMHRLGLRTALATSGHQRYVTIALRELGLEHAFDAIVTGDTVTRGKPAPDIFLRAAELLDVSPAQCVVVEDAPHGIAAARAAGMFAVAVPNELTRDLDFGAAQMLCQSLGAFRVWIEQQQRQVGR, encoded by the coding sequence ATGATCGCGGCGGTGCTCTTCGACCTCGACGGGCTGCTGGCCGATAGCGAGCCGCTGCAAAAAAGAGCGTGGCATCGCTTTGTCGAGCGCTACGATCGCGTGCTTGAGCCGGAGCTGATCGATCGCATGTTTGGCCTGCGGCTGCTCGACAGCGCCGCGCTGGTGCGCCAGGAGTTGAGCCTGCCGCTCTCGGTCGAGCAGGTGATGGCAGAGCGCGACGCGCTTTTTCTGGACTCGCTGCCGGGCGTGCTCCAGCCAATGCCGCAGGCGAGCGCGACGGTCGCGGCGATGCACAGGCTTGGGCTGCGCACGGCGCTGGCGACATCGGGACACCAGCGCTATGTGACGATCGCGCTGCGTGAGCTGGGGCTGGAGCACGCCTTCGATGCGATTGTCACCGGCGATACGGTGACACGGGGCAAGCCCGCCCCGGATATTTTCTTACGAGCCGCCGAGCTGCTGGACGTGTCGCCCGCGCAGTGCGTGGTGGTGGAAGATGCGCCGCATGGGATCGCAGCCGCGCGGGCGGCGGGCATGTTCGCAGTGGCGGTGCCCAACGAGCTGACACGCGATCTCGACTTCGGCGCGGCGCAGATGCTATGCCAATCGCTGGGCGCGTTTCGAGTCTGGATCGAGCAGCAACAACGGCAGGTTGGACGATGA
- a CDS encoding deoxyribonuclease IV: MNFGAHMSISGGLYTAFARGESVGCRTMQIFSKNERQWNAKPLDEEAIQKFKAEQARTGIGPLIVHDSYLINLASPKDDLWEKSIAAFAHELERCEQLGIPYLVTHPGAHTGSGCDAGLAREVEALNRLFAEGVGGETMVLLETTAGQGTCLGSRFEEIAWLLDRVSRPDRVGVCVDTCHIFAAGYDFRTPEGYEAVFDRLISLVGSERIKAFHLNDSKGKLGSHLDRHTAIGEGEIGVEGFRLLVNDPRFAALPMVIETPKEPDESADIRNLTLLRSLRHETASSITESVESSI; the protein is encoded by the coding sequence ATGAATTTTGGCGCACATATGTCGATCTCTGGTGGCCTGTACACGGCCTTTGCGCGCGGCGAGTCCGTGGGCTGCCGGACGATGCAGATCTTCAGCAAGAACGAGCGGCAGTGGAATGCCAAGCCGCTTGACGAGGAAGCTATCCAAAAGTTCAAGGCGGAGCAGGCGCGCACCGGCATCGGCCCGCTGATCGTCCACGACTCGTACCTGATCAATCTGGCGTCGCCCAAAGACGATCTCTGGGAAAAATCGATCGCGGCCTTTGCGCATGAGCTGGAGCGCTGCGAGCAGCTTGGCATCCCCTATCTGGTAACGCATCCGGGCGCGCACACCGGCTCAGGCTGCGACGCGGGCCTGGCCCGTGAGGTCGAGGCGCTCAACCGGCTGTTTGCCGAGGGCGTCGGCGGCGAGACGATGGTGCTGCTCGAAACTACTGCCGGACAGGGCACCTGCCTGGGTAGTCGCTTCGAGGAGATTGCCTGGCTGCTGGATCGCGTCTCGCGTCCCGATCGGGTCGGCGTGTGTGTCGATACCTGCCATATCTTCGCGGCAGGCTACGACTTTCGCACGCCGGAAGGCTATGAGGCCGTGTTCGATCGCCTGATCAGCCTGGTCGGCTCCGAGCGCATCAAGGCCTTTCACCTCAACGATAGCAAGGGCAAGCTTGGCAGCCACCTGGACCGGCACACCGCGATCGGCGAGGGCGAGATCGGCGTTGAAGGCTTTCGGCTGCTGGTCAACGATCCGCGCTTTGCCGCGCTGCCGATGGTGATCGAAACGCCGAAAGAGCCCGACGAGAGCGCCGATATTCGTAATCTGACACTGCTGCGTAGCCTCCGCCACGAAACGGCATCATCCATAACAGAAAGTGTAGAGAGTTCGATATGA
- the cutA gene encoding divalent-cation tolerance protein CutA, with protein sequence MSDTTLVVLVTAPTIEEAAQLGRALVEERLAACANLVPGLRSIYRWQGAIQDDAEVLLLIKTSATHLDQLTQRIVELHSYETPEVLALPVVGGSSAYLQWLAMQVGPEDQP encoded by the coding sequence ATGAGCGATACGACGCTGGTGGTGCTGGTGACGGCACCAACGATCGAAGAGGCGGCGCAGCTTGGCCGGGCGCTGGTAGAAGAGCGGCTGGCCGCCTGCGCGAACCTTGTGCCGGGCCTGCGGTCGATCTATCGCTGGCAGGGGGCGATCCAGGATGATGCCGAGGTGCTGCTGCTGATCAAGACCAGCGCAACGCATCTCGATCAACTGACACAGCGGATCGTGGAGCTGCACTCATATGAGACGCCTGAGGTGCTGGCGCTGCCAGTTGTCGGCGGCTCGTCGGCGTATCTACAATGGCTAGCCATGCAGGTGGGACCGGAGGACCAGCCATGA
- the mutM gene encoding bifunctional DNA-formamidopyrimidine glycosylase/DNA-(apurinic or apyrimidinic site) lyase, translating into MPELPEVETVRRSLQQALAGRSIAEVTRVSWPRTIAEPAPEIFCELLRDRAIRSVDRRAKYVIIHLDRDEALVIHLRMTGQLTVVDAAAAPDKHTHVALRLETHQQIFFRDTRKFGRIWLLDRQGLEALDRKLGPEPLDEALTAEEFRTLLRKRKGRLKPLLLDQRLIAGLGNIYADEALWMARLHPLQTVGETSDEQIDALHDAIREVLSRSIQNRGTTLADYRDALGIKGDNQNHLSVYARKDQPCLRCGTSIERITVAQRGTHLCPHCQQIPADALRRGEG; encoded by the coding sequence ATGCCAGAACTACCCGAAGTCGAAACCGTCAGACGTTCGCTCCAGCAAGCGCTGGCCGGACGCAGTATCGCCGAGGTGACGCGCGTCTCCTGGCCGCGCACGATCGCCGAGCCTGCGCCCGAAATCTTCTGCGAACTCCTGCGTGATCGCGCGATCCGAAGCGTCGATCGCCGTGCCAAATATGTGATCATCCATCTCGATCGTGATGAAGCGCTGGTGATCCACCTACGCATGACCGGACAGCTCACGGTGGTTGATGCCGCCGCCGCGCCCGACAAACATACGCATGTCGCGCTGCGCCTCGAAACGCATCAGCAGATCTTTTTCCGCGACACGCGCAAGTTTGGCCGGATCTGGCTGCTGGACCGGCAGGGCCTTGAGGCGCTCGACCGCAAGCTTGGCCCTGAGCCGCTCGACGAGGCGCTGACCGCCGAGGAATTTCGCACGCTGCTGCGCAAGCGCAAGGGACGGCTCAAGCCGCTGCTGCTGGATCAGCGCTTGATCGCCGGGCTGGGCAACATCTATGCAGATGAGGCGCTCTGGATGGCGCGGCTGCATCCGCTGCAAACCGTCGGCGAGACGAGCGACGAGCAGATCGATGCGCTGCACGACGCGATCCGCGAGGTGCTGAGCCGCAGTATCCAGAATCGCGGCACCACGCTCGCCGACTACCGCGACGCGCTGGGAATCAAGGGCGACAACCAGAACCATCTCAGCGTCTACGCCCGCAAGGATCAGCCCTGTCTGCGCTGCGGCACGTCGATCGAGCGCATCACCGTTGCGCAGCGCGGCACGCATCTCTGCCCGCACTGCCAGCAGATCCCAGCCGATGCGCTGCGACGCGGCGAGGGCTAG
- a CDS encoding sulfite oxidase-like oxidoreductase, translating into MFDRFRKTYDRTPTGMADRVPPGQYVTEKFPVLHYGSVPTYKDVENDWDLRVWGEIEEPQRFSFAEFRGLPTTTITTDIHCVTRWSKLDTPWTGVQFKEFLRHIPPLKPGAKYILWHCEHGFTANVPLEIMLEDDAMLAYLFEGRELDPEHGFPLRALVPKKYFWKSAKWLRGIEFLSHDQLGFWERYGYNNHADPWQEERYAEDE; encoded by the coding sequence ATGTTCGATCGTTTCCGCAAAACGTATGACCGTACGCCGACGGGCATGGCGGATCGCGTGCCGCCGGGCCAGTACGTGACCGAAAAGTTCCCCGTGCTGCACTACGGCTCGGTTCCCACGTATAAAGATGTCGAGAATGACTGGGATCTGCGCGTCTGGGGCGAGATCGAGGAGCCTCAGCGGTTTTCATTCGCCGAGTTTCGCGGCCTGCCGACCACGACGATCACGACTGACATCCACTGCGTGACGCGCTGGAGCAAGCTCGACACTCCCTGGACCGGCGTGCAGTTCAAGGAGTTTTTGCGGCATATCCCGCCGCTCAAGCCGGGCGCGAAGTATATTTTGTGGCACTGCGAGCACGGCTTTACCGCCAACGTGCCGCTTGAGATCATGCTTGAGGACGACGCGATGCTGGCCTATCTCTTCGAGGGCCGGGAGCTAGACCCGGAGCATGGCTTTCCACTGCGTGCGCTGGTGCCCAAGAAATATTTTTGGAAATCGGCGAAGTGGCTGCGCGGCATCGAGTTTCTTAGTCACGATCAGCTTGGCTTCTGGGAGCGCTACGGCTACAACAATCACGCCGATCCCTGGCAGGAGGAGCGCTACGCCGAAGACGAGTAG
- a CDS encoding HD domain-containing phosphohydrolase: MQITQALSAPTTTPRLLVVEDDPLVRTVCVRLLKMRQYEVDQVDNGLRALERLGEAAYDIVLTDLSMPLLNGLGLLRQVRERYPDTDTIMITAFGSIDTAKQAIKLGAFDYLTKPLELDDLERTVQTCLEMRELKRLRNERETLSEMVALMELSRTISARLDVTSQIRDFIGQLRNRFSPTSVALSLLDPNEHKLTLMDQKGIANGIDVGRAVALTRLSSDESIVRAHADLVNHHETENQIMHVLRVQDRPVGVLQMTWSESMPLSGKDAQLFEVFTSSMAVALENGRLYSKLKHQNLQTIAALAAAIDARDTYTSGHSEQVTKYAVRMAEVMEQTETWIERLRYGALLHDVGKIGVPDSILLKPGALTPEEFERMKQHPITGARIVERVLDDVRDIIRHHHERYDGTGYPDGLKGEEIPLESRVIAVADALDAMTSDRAYRKGMSVEQAVKILRAGRNEQWQGDIVDVLIDLIESEGETLLEGKDRPAQATFCDGNIGTLIQ; encoded by the coding sequence ATGCAGATAACCCAGGCGCTGAGTGCTCCAACGACGACTCCACGGCTGCTGGTCGTGGAAGATGATCCGCTGGTCCGAACCGTCTGCGTACGGTTGCTGAAGATGCGGCAGTATGAAGTCGATCAGGTTGACAATGGGCTGCGCGCATTAGAGCGGCTGGGCGAGGCGGCCTATGACATCGTGCTGACCGACCTGAGCATGCCGCTGCTCAACGGGCTGGGGCTGCTGCGCCAGGTCAGGGAGCGCTACCCCGACACCGACACGATCATGATTACCGCCTTCGGCTCGATCGACACCGCCAAGCAAGCGATCAAGCTCGGCGCGTTCGATTATCTGACCAAGCCGCTGGAGCTTGACGACCTGGAGCGCACGGTCCAGACCTGTCTGGAGATGCGCGAGCTGAAACGCCTCCGCAACGAGCGCGAGACACTCTCGGAGATGGTCGCCCTGATGGAACTGAGCCGGACGATCTCGGCGCGGCTTGACGTGACTTCGCAAATCCGCGATTTTATCGGCCAGCTTCGCAACCGCTTCAGCCCGACGAGCGTGGCCCTCTCGCTGCTCGATCCCAACGAGCATAAGCTCACGCTGATGGATCAGAAAGGGATCGCCAACGGCATCGATGTTGGACGGGCCGTGGCGCTGACCAGGCTGAGCAGCGATGAGAGCATCGTACGGGCACACGCCGATCTGGTGAATCATCACGAAACCGAGAATCAGATTATGCATGTGCTGCGGGTGCAGGATCGGCCCGTGGGTGTGCTCCAGATGACCTGGAGCGAAAGCATGCCGCTGAGCGGTAAAGACGCGCAGCTCTTCGAGGTCTTCACCTCCAGTATGGCGGTCGCGCTGGAGAACGGACGGCTGTACAGCAAGCTGAAGCATCAAAATCTGCAAACGATCGCGGCGCTGGCGGCGGCGATCGATGCGCGCGATACGTACACCAGCGGCCACTCCGAGCAGGTGACGAAGTATGCCGTGCGCATGGCTGAGGTGATGGAGCAAACCGAAACCTGGATCGAGCGGCTGCGCTACGGCGCGCTGCTGCACGATGTCGGTAAGATCGGCGTGCCCGACTCGATCTTGCTGAAGCCGGGCGCGCTCACGCCCGAAGAGTTCGAGCGCATGAAGCAGCATCCGATCACGGGCGCGCGCATCGTCGAGCGGGTGCTGGACGATGTCCGCGATATTATTCGCCATCACCACGAGCGCTACGACGGCACGGGCTATCCCGATGGCCTCAAGGGCGAGGAGATCCCGCTTGAGTCGCGGGTGATCGCCGTGGCCGACGCGCTGGACGCCATGACCTCGGATCGAGCCTATCGCAAGGGCATGTCGGTGGAGCAGGCGGTCAAGATCTTGCGCGCCGGTCGCAACGAGCAGTGGCAGGGCGACATCGTGGATGTGCTGATCGATCTGATCGAGAGCGAGGGCGAGACGCTGCTGGAAGGCAAGGATCGGCCAGCGCAGGCCACGTTCTGCGACGGCAACATCGGGACGTTGATCCAGTAG
- a CDS encoding glycosyltransferase → MAVSTLTDAPQTTMQRLAVSLIATVKNEADNIADLLDSMLAQTRAPDEIVINDNHSTDETPAIVERYIAAGHPIRLVRGGFNIPSGRNNAIRHARGPLIASCDAGLVLPPHWLETIVAPLERGEADLVGGFYEPAPRSTWELALGATNFPDAREIDPAAFLPGGNSMAFTKSAWGSVGGYPEWADTCEDLVFDLELKRRGYRMVFAPEAAVQFRPRESARAYFWQYFTYARGDGVADLWLRRHLIRYASYIGLLGVVLLARRWRSSLLLLLPGIVYHTYRPYRRLWSRSRDLPLRQRLAACAWVPAVRLIGDLGKMAGYPIGLWRRRARRQAQGR, encoded by the coding sequence ATGGCAGTTTCGACGCTCACGGACGCGCCGCAGACCACAATGCAGCGCCTGGCCGTCTCGCTGATCGCCACGGTCAAGAACGAGGCCGACAACATTGCCGATCTGCTCGACTCGATGCTGGCGCAGACGCGCGCGCCGGACGAGATCGTGATCAACGATAATCACAGCACCGACGAGACTCCCGCGATTGTCGAGCGCTATATCGCGGCGGGCCATCCGATCAGGCTGGTCCGGGGCGGCTTCAACATTCCCTCCGGTCGCAACAACGCGATCCGTCACGCGCGCGGCCCGCTGATCGCCTCGTGCGATGCCGGGCTGGTCCTGCCGCCTCACTGGCTGGAGACGATCGTCGCGCCGCTGGAGCGGGGCGAGGCCGATCTGGTCGGCGGCTTTTACGAGCCAGCGCCGCGCTCGACCTGGGAGCTGGCACTGGGCGCGACCAACTTTCCCGATGCCCGCGAGATCGATCCGGCGGCGTTTCTGCCGGGCGGCAACTCGATGGCCTTCACCAAAAGCGCCTGGGGGTCGGTCGGCGGCTACCCCGAATGGGCCGACACCTGCGAGGATCTGGTCTTCGACCTGGAGCTGAAGCGGCGCGGCTATCGCATGGTCTTCGCGCCGGAAGCGGCGGTGCAGTTTCGGCCCCGCGAGAGTGCGCGCGCCTACTTCTGGCAGTACTTCACCTATGCCCGTGGCGACGGCGTGGCCGATCTGTGGCTGCGGCGTCATCTGATCCGCTACGCCTCCTACATCGGGCTGCTCGGCGTGGTGCTGCTCGCGCGGCGCTGGCGATCGAGCCTGCTGCTCTTGCTGCCGGGCATCGTCTACCACACCTACAGGCCGTACCGTCGCCTGTGGTCGCGCAGCCGCGATCTGCCGCTCCGCCAGCGGCTGGCAGCCTGCGCCTGGGTGCCAGCGGTCCGGCTGATCGGCGATCTCGGCAAGATGGCGGGCTATCCGATCGGGCTGTGGCGCAGACGCGCCAGACGCCAGGCGCAGGGGCGATAG
- a CDS encoding GNAT family protein: MTETASTTIGVPYPLGHGKVGITTRSGQCVCIRHIVARDATLLVDLFHNLSEHTRWLRFFSPVGIPEDRLWDEATRLSEIDPRIQAALIGTIDVDGREQAVAVARMIRETPLSDTAEVAIVVRDDFQREGIGRTIFDLLVQVALVQDIKRLYAITLPENLGMQRLARGVGLPVSVRIHEGEMTITIHLQEQAKTGSDGHKVD, encoded by the coding sequence ATGACTGAAACAGCGAGCACGACCATCGGCGTACCCTATCCGCTCGGACACGGCAAGGTTGGCATTACGACCCGCAGCGGCCAGTGCGTGTGCATCCGGCATATCGTGGCGCGGGATGCGACGCTGCTGGTCGATCTGTTCCATAACCTTTCGGAGCATACCAGATGGCTACGCTTTTTCTCGCCGGTGGGCATTCCCGAAGATCGGCTGTGGGATGAGGCAACGCGCCTTTCGGAGATCGATCCGCGCATTCAGGCGGCGCTGATCGGCACGATCGACGTGGATGGCCGCGAGCAGGCGGTGGCGGTCGCGCGCATGATCCGCGAAACGCCGCTCTCGGACACGGCGGAGGTCGCGATCGTGGTGCGCGACGATTTTCAGCGTGAAGGGATCGGGCGCACGATCTTCGATCTGCTGGTGCAGGTAGCGCTGGTGCAGGACATCAAGCGGCTGTACGCGATTACGCTGCCCGAAAACCTTGGCATGCAGCGGCTCGCGCGCGGCGTGGGCCTGCCCGTCAGCGTACGGATTCACGAGGGCGAGATGACGATCACCATCCATCTTCAGGAGCAGGCGAAAACCGGCAGCGACGGGCACAAGGTTGATTGA